One Proteinivorax tanatarense DNA segment encodes these proteins:
- a CDS encoding phosphate propanoyltransferase translates to MSNKVPVGVSNRHLHLSTKDIETLFGKGYELKPLKDLSQPGQYAAEEVVTVEGSKGQIEKVRVLGPARQQTQVEVSKTDSFKLGIKPPVRDSGDIADSSSVVLKGPKGQVQLNEGAIIAQRHIHMHTSDAQKLGLKDKELVSVKTEGKRSVTFNNVLIRVKDSFALEFHIDTDEANCAELKNGEQVEVHK, encoded by the coding sequence ATGTCAAATAAAGTTCCGGTAGGTGTATCTAATCGACATCTTCATTTATCTACAAAGGATATTGAAACGCTATTTGGGAAGGGTTATGAGTTAAAGCCCTTAAAAGATCTTTCTCAGCCAGGTCAGTATGCAGCAGAGGAGGTAGTTACTGTAGAAGGTTCAAAAGGACAAATTGAAAAAGTAAGAGTTCTTGGTCCTGCTAGACAACAAACCCAAGTAGAAGTCTCAAAAACAGATTCTTTCAAATTAGGGATTAAACCTCCTGTCAGAGATTCAGGAGATATTGCTGACAGTTCGAGTGTAGTTTTGAAAGGCCCAAAAGGTCAAGTTCAATTAAATGAAGGTGCTATAATAGCTCAAAGGCATATACATATGCATACTTCAGATGCCCAAAAATTAGGCCTTAAAGATAAAGAATTAGTATCTGTAAAAACAGAAGGAAAACGATCAGTTACCTTCAATAATGTACTGATTAGGGTTAAGGACTCATTTGCTTTAGAATTTCACATTGATACAGATGAGGCTAATTGTGCTGAATTAAAAAATGGGGAACAGGTGGAAGTTCACAAATAA
- a CDS encoding FMN-binding protein — protein MKKFLIMAVVSVMALGLFAGCSGESMYEDGTYVAYSTDNNWRGYLETTVVIEDDEIVSIDVTEYNNLGEVKDYASYGSEEAGFTGETLEEAHTTVAQNIIDSNSTDVDGFTGATSSSDKIVDAVEAALAKADGSAEGEYFDGSFFGEYSSYSEDRETTTYYTAVVTVENDSIVDVELREFQKPDGEEVIEKDEEYAEGTPFEGEWQEAVAEMPGRFVEADAAEVEVFTGATSSSEGWMQAVEKALERASIN, from the coding sequence ATGAAGAAGTTTTTAATCATGGCAGTAGTGTCAGTAATGGCACTAGGCTTATTTGCAGGCTGCTCAGGGGAAAGTATGTACGAAGACGGTACTTATGTAGCGTATTCAACAGATAATAACTGGAGAGGATACCTTGAAACTACAGTTGTTATTGAAGATGATGAAATTGTTTCTATTGATGTGACTGAATACAACAACTTAGGTGAAGTTAAAGATTACGCTTCTTACGGAAGTGAAGAAGCTGGCTTTACAGGTGAAACCTTAGAAGAGGCACATACTACTGTTGCCCAAAACATCATTGATAGTAACTCAACTGATGTTGATGGTTTTACAGGCGCAACTAGCTCTAGCGATAAGATTGTAGATGCAGTAGAAGCAGCATTAGCTAAAGCTGACGGTTCTGCTGAAGGAGAATATTTTGATGGTTCTTTCTTTGGTGAGTATTCTAGCTATAGCGAAGATAGAGAAACAACCACATATTATACTGCAGTAGTTACAGTAGAGAACGACAGTATAGTAGATGTTGAACTAAGAGAATTCCAAAAGCCAGATGGTGAAGAGGTTATAGAAAAAGACGAAGAATATGCAGAAGGTACCCCATTTGAAGGAGAATGGCAAGAAGCAGTAGCAGAAATGCCAGGTAGATTTGTGGAAGCAGACGCTGCTGAGGTAGAAGTGTTTACTGGTGCCACAAGTTCTTCTGAAGGATGGATGCAAGCTGTTGAAAAAGCTTTAGAAAGAGCTTCAATAAACTAA
- the miaB gene encoding tRNA (N6-isopentenyl adenosine(37)-C2)-methylthiotransferase MiaB: MNDSIDKQFKILTYGCQMNVHDSEILAGMLGQLGYRESLNEDDADIILINTCSIRDKAEQKVFGKVGALKKLKAKKPELIIGICGCMIQQQQVAKRIQKDFPHVDLLFGTHNIHQLPQMIEKVLAKKERVLEIWNEEGEVIEGLPKLREDGITAWITITYGCNNFCTYCIVPHVRGRERSRQPSDIISEIEDIVAKGYKEVTLLGQNVNSYGKDFDNEYDFADLLCEVSKIKELKRVRYMTPHPRDFTDKLIDVIASHDKICNHFHLPVQSGSSRVLKSMNRGYDQQKYLSLIDKIKNKVNDFSITTDIIVGFPGETEKDFLETIKVVEAVKYDSAFTFAYSPRQGTPASKMEVQVPQQEKSQRLQRLIETQNNISKQINDSYVGQVWDVLVEGTSKNDPSYISGRTKTAKIVNFAGDKTLIGKEVKVKITDSQTWSLTGKILEEE; encoded by the coding sequence ATGAATGATAGTATAGATAAGCAGTTTAAAATTCTTACATACGGTTGTCAGATGAATGTTCACGATAGCGAAATCTTAGCTGGCATGTTAGGCCAACTGGGATATAGAGAATCACTTAACGAGGACGATGCTGATATTATTTTAATTAACACTTGTTCTATAAGAGATAAAGCAGAGCAAAAAGTTTTTGGAAAAGTAGGCGCGTTGAAAAAATTAAAGGCTAAAAAACCTGAACTAATAATCGGGATTTGCGGTTGTATGATTCAGCAACAACAGGTTGCTAAAAGAATTCAAAAAGATTTTCCCCATGTAGACTTATTGTTTGGAACTCATAATATACATCAACTTCCACAAATGATTGAAAAAGTTCTAGCCAAAAAAGAACGAGTGCTTGAAATTTGGAACGAAGAGGGAGAAGTTATTGAAGGTCTACCAAAACTTAGAGAAGATGGCATAACGGCGTGGATTACAATTACATACGGATGTAATAATTTTTGCACTTATTGTATAGTGCCCCATGTAAGGGGAAGAGAGCGTAGTAGACAGCCTAGTGATATAATTTCTGAAATTGAAGATATAGTAGCTAAAGGCTATAAAGAAGTAACTTTACTTGGTCAAAATGTAAACAGTTACGGTAAGGATTTTGACAATGAATATGATTTTGCAGACTTGCTCTGTGAAGTGTCTAAAATCAAAGAGTTAAAAAGAGTTAGATATATGACTCCCCATCCTAGAGACTTTACTGATAAACTTATAGATGTTATTGCATCTCATGATAAAATATGTAATCATTTTCACCTACCCGTTCAATCCGGAAGTAGTAGGGTTTTAAAATCAATGAATCGAGGTTATGATCAGCAAAAATATCTCAGTCTTATTGATAAGATTAAAAATAAAGTTAATGATTTTTCGATAACTACCGATATTATAGTTGGATTTCCTGGGGAGACCGAAAAAGATTTTTTAGAGACCATAAAAGTTGTAGAAGCAGTAAAATATGACTCAGCGTTTACATTTGCTTACTCACCTCGTCAAGGGACACCTGCCTCAAAGATGGAAGTTCAAGTTCCACAACAGGAAAAAAGTCAACGTTTACAAAGGTTAATAGAAACCCAAAATAATATCTCCAAACAAATTAATGATTCATATGTAGGGCAGGTATGGGATGTACTTGTAGAAGGCACTAGTAAAAATGACCCCAGCTATATTTCGGGACGAACTAAAACAGCAAAAATAGTTAACTTTGCTGGTGATAAAACCCTAATTGGCAAGGAAGTAAAGGTTAAAATAACAGATAGTCAGACATGGAGTCTCACTGGTAAAATATTAGAAGAAGAGTAG
- the mutS gene encoding DNA mismatch repair protein MutS, with translation MIQQYIDIKNEHKDCLLLFRVGDFYELFFEDAKIGAKALEIALTSRDGEDGIPLAGIPCHALDTYLAKLLRQGYKVAICDQVEDPKQAKGIVKREVVKIVTPGTIIDENLLDAKDNNFMCALACYGNKAGLAFVDNSTGQFFYTEGRLSFESINRIISKYLPSECIVSSEFPLLSKLRRLTLNISIHEVNAEVTSDFNPLLEQIINHKAGLEAVKLLICYLAETQKNSLAHLNKIDYINLNQYMNLDYTSIRNLELITTIKENRKKGSLLSVIDKTESAMGGRKLKQWLLSPLLNIEEINHRLNMVDSLLEDGLLLKNLKDCIGQIYDLERLSTKVAYQTVNPKDLVALKNSLQKIPQIKELLIKSNTKSLVSLANRLCSLDRLANIIEQGIVSSPPTTIKDGGVIKPGFNKELDDLIYTANNGRKLLAEYEEEEKTKTGIKSLKVRYNKVFGYYIEVTKSNLDLVPESYIRKQTLTNAERYYTENLKRYEELILGASEKIIQLEYELFCEIRSSVLECIEEIQNNSNVLGELDCLCSFATLSIDNNYCKPRLSNDDEISIVNGRHPVIEETIGRKNFISNNTLLDCQDNQVLVITGPNMAGKSTYMRQVALITLLAQIGCYVPAEEAKIGIVDRIFTRVGASDDLSSGQSTFMVEMTELANILKNATSKSLILLDEVGRGTSTFDGMSIAQSAIEYLLEKDKIGAKTLFATHYHQLTSLEDKFNGVKNYSIAVQEKNDSITFLHSIKKGGSDRSYGIQVAKLAGVPSPVIQRSNDILKVIEEDSVTKKQVSTTQQDIFDLIDNKNQEFINEIKDINVDEITPMEALIILQKLQKKVKNC, from the coding sequence ATGATTCAACAATATATAGATATAAAAAACGAGCATAAAGACTGCTTACTTTTATTTAGGGTAGGGGATTTTTACGAACTATTCTTTGAGGATGCTAAAATTGGTGCTAAAGCTTTGGAAATTGCCCTCACATCCAGAGACGGTGAAGACGGGATACCTCTTGCAGGCATACCTTGTCATGCTCTTGATACTTATCTAGCTAAGCTGTTAAGACAAGGTTATAAGGTTGCTATATGTGACCAAGTTGAAGACCCTAAGCAGGCTAAAGGTATTGTAAAAAGGGAAGTAGTAAAAATAGTAACTCCCGGTACAATAATCGATGAAAACTTACTTGATGCTAAAGACAACAACTTTATGTGTGCTTTAGCTTGCTATGGAAACAAAGCTGGATTGGCATTTGTAGATAATTCAACTGGCCAGTTTTTTTATACAGAAGGGCGGTTAAGTTTTGAAAGCATAAATAGAATTATTTCTAAATATCTTCCTTCTGAATGTATAGTTAGTTCTGAGTTTCCACTTTTATCAAAGCTACGTCGACTCACCTTAAATATTTCAATCCATGAAGTTAATGCAGAAGTCACTTCAGATTTTAATCCACTACTTGAACAAATTATTAACCATAAAGCTGGTCTGGAAGCTGTCAAATTACTAATCTGTTACTTAGCAGAGACTCAAAAAAACTCTTTAGCCCATCTTAATAAAATAGACTATATAAACCTAAATCAGTATATGAATTTAGATTATACATCTATAAGGAACTTAGAGCTTATAACTACAATTAAAGAAAATAGAAAAAAAGGTTCCCTTCTTTCTGTTATCGATAAGACCGAAAGTGCTATGGGCGGTAGGAAGCTAAAACAATGGCTTTTAAGCCCTCTATTGAATATTGAAGAAATAAACCATCGTTTAAATATGGTTGATTCGTTATTAGAAGATGGGTTGCTTTTAAAAAACTTAAAAGACTGCATTGGTCAAATTTATGACTTAGAACGATTGTCAACTAAAGTGGCATACCAAACAGTAAACCCCAAGGACTTAGTGGCTTTAAAAAATTCACTACAAAAAATACCTCAAATAAAAGAACTACTTATAAAGTCAAACACAAAAAGTTTAGTTAGTTTAGCTAACAGATTATGCAGCTTAGATAGATTGGCTAACATTATAGAACAAGGGATTGTTTCTTCGCCACCCACTACGATAAAAGACGGAGGAGTTATTAAACCAGGATTTAACAAAGAATTAGATGATTTAATTTACACAGCAAATAATGGCAGAAAATTATTAGCAGAATATGAGGAAGAAGAAAAAACGAAAACTGGCATTAAATCTCTAAAAGTGCGGTATAATAAAGTTTTTGGATACTATATTGAAGTAACCAAAAGCAACTTAGATCTTGTTCCAGAAAGCTATATCAGAAAACAAACCTTAACTAATGCAGAAAGATATTATACCGAAAACTTAAAAAGATATGAGGAACTGATATTAGGAGCATCCGAAAAAATAATCCAGTTAGAATATGAACTTTTTTGTGAGATAAGAAGCTCTGTATTAGAATGTATTGAGGAAATACAAAACAATAGTAATGTTTTAGGAGAACTAGATTGTTTGTGCTCCTTCGCTACCTTGTCTATAGATAATAACTACTGCAAGCCTAGGTTAAGTAATGACGATGAGATTTCCATAGTTAACGGAAGGCATCCAGTAATAGAAGAGACTATTGGGAGAAAAAATTTCATATCTAACAACACTTTATTAGATTGTCAAGATAATCAGGTATTAGTAATCACAGGTCCCAATATGGCTGGCAAATCAACATATATGAGACAAGTTGCACTAATCACCCTTCTTGCACAAATTGGTTGTTACGTACCTGCTGAAGAAGCAAAGATTGGTATTGTAGACAGAATTTTTACTAGGGTAGGTGCAAGTGATGACTTATCTTCTGGGCAAAGTACTTTTATGGTAGAAATGACAGAGTTGGCAAATATACTAAAAAATGCTACTTCCAAAAGTTTAATTTTATTAGATGAAGTAGGGCGAGGAACAAGCACTTTTGATGGCATGAGTATAGCACAAAGTGCCATAGAGTATTTACTAGAAAAAGATAAAATTGGTGCTAAAACTTTATTTGCTACCCACTATCATCAGTTAACTTCTTTGGAGGACAAGTTTAACGGGGTTAAAAACTATTCGATTGCCGTTCAAGAGAAAAATGATTCTATTACTTTTTTACACTCTATTAAAAAAGGGGGAAGTGATAGAAGCTACGGTATACAAGTGGCCAAACTTGCAGGGGTTCCCTCTCCAGTAATTCAACGTTCCAATGATATTTTAAAAGTCATAGAAGAAGACTCTGTTACTAAAAAACAGGTAAGCACTACACAGCAAGATATATTTGATTTGATTGATAATAAAAATCAAGAGTTTATAAATGAAATTAAAGATATTAATGTTGATGAAATTACACCTATGGAAGCGCTAATTATCTTACAGAAGTTACAAAAAAAGGTTAAAAATTGTTAA
- the mutL gene encoding DNA mismatch repair endonuclease MutL: protein MKNINILPSSVANKIAAGEVVERPASIVKELVENSIDGQSSFIEVYVENGGKDKIEVVDNGIGITSKEISLAFKRHATSKIQSENDLDGINSLGFRGEALPSIAAVSKVEVLSKTAYEDTGVKFKLEGGINEEILPAPANEGTRFLVNDLFFNTPARKKFLKTTATELGYITDIIGRFVLSNPDISFKLYHNDRRLLSSSGNGSLKQAIADVLGAATAENTLKVNSKSEKIDIQGYVVKPSITKSNRSGQFIFINNRIIKSKLLTKAIEDGYKTLLPQHRYPIAVLKLWLPPNIIDVNVHPSKQEVKFDNERTIYQCLKAAIDSALMDKPLVTEYKYSKLNKSDKGSLTNSNSSKPTFSHRNNNRLTTENNVTEQLSYLEKLTKNNFSKDKEFHTDSSTVHEGVNNDLSTKSEKLPTKPISKSKIQTPEIINPFFTSLQILGQFSQTYIICKDTDNIYLIDQHAAQEKIYYEKAISQLGKQVSIQTVIPETIKLNGAQINIIEENNLTLKKLGFDIEVMDGNNIMIRGLPFFVNKTVSIQLMLDSLEEIFINDELSSLKKFKDAVLALISCKGAIKANHKLTHEEMQSLLNQLSYTSNPYSCPHGRPTVVSLDKKSIEKMFKRVK from the coding sequence ATGAAAAATATCAATATACTCCCTTCAAGTGTAGCTAATAAAATTGCTGCAGGGGAAGTGGTTGAGCGCCCTGCCTCCATCGTAAAAGAACTTGTGGAAAACTCCATTGATGGACAAAGCAGTTTTATTGAAGTTTATGTTGAAAATGGAGGAAAAGATAAAATTGAGGTAGTGGATAATGGCATAGGCATAACGAGCAAAGAAATCTCTTTAGCTTTTAAGCGTCATGCCACAAGTAAAATACAAAGTGAAAATGATTTAGATGGCATAAACTCTTTAGGTTTTAGAGGTGAAGCACTTCCTTCAATAGCTGCTGTAAGTAAGGTTGAGGTTCTAAGTAAAACAGCTTATGAAGATACAGGTGTTAAATTTAAGTTAGAAGGTGGAATCAATGAAGAGATTTTGCCTGCTCCTGCAAATGAAGGCACTAGATTTTTAGTTAATGACCTTTTTTTTAATACCCCAGCTAGAAAAAAATTTCTTAAAACAACGGCAACAGAACTGGGATATATAACAGATATTATAGGGAGATTTGTGCTATCTAATCCCGATATTTCTTTTAAACTCTATCATAATGATAGGAGACTTTTATCATCAAGTGGAAATGGTAGCTTAAAGCAAGCTATTGCTGATGTATTAGGGGCAGCCACAGCCGAAAATACTTTAAAAGTAAACAGTAAGTCCGAAAAAATAGATATTCAAGGCTATGTTGTAAAACCATCTATAACTAAAAGCAATAGAAGTGGTCAGTTTATTTTTATTAATAATAGAATTATAAAAAGCAAATTGCTAACTAAAGCTATAGAAGATGGATACAAAACATTATTACCTCAGCATAGGTATCCAATTGCAGTTTTGAAATTATGGCTTCCTCCTAACATAATAGACGTTAATGTTCATCCCTCAAAACAAGAAGTTAAATTTGATAATGAACGAACAATTTATCAATGTTTAAAAGCTGCAATTGATTCAGCCTTAATGGACAAACCTCTAGTGACAGAGTATAAATACTCCAAACTAAATAAAAGTGATAAGGGTAGCTTAACTAATAGTAACTCTTCAAAACCCACCTTTTCCCATCGGAATAATAATCGTTTGACAACCGAAAATAATGTGACGGAACAGTTATCTTATTTAGAAAAGTTAACTAAAAATAATTTTTCCAAAGATAAAGAATTTCATACTGACAGTTCTACTGTACATGAAGGCGTAAATAATGATTTATCAACAAAGTCTGAAAAGTTACCAACAAAGCCTATATCTAAAAGTAAAATACAAACCCCTGAAATTATAAATCCTTTTTTTACTTCGTTGCAAATATTGGGGCAGTTTAGCCAAACATATATTATATGCAAAGATACAGACAATATATATTTAATAGATCAACATGCTGCTCAAGAAAAAATATATTATGAAAAAGCTATTAGTCAATTAGGAAAACAAGTTTCCATTCAAACTGTAATACCAGAAACTATAAAATTAAATGGTGCACAAATAAATATTATCGAAGAAAATAACTTAACTTTGAAAAAGCTTGGATTTGATATAGAAGTAATGGATGGTAATAACATTATGATAAGAGGGTTACCTTTTTTCGTTAACAAAACAGTGAGTATACAATTAATGCTAGATTCTTTGGAGGAAATATTTATTAATGATGAACTAAGTAGCTTAAAAAAATTTAAAGATGCCGTTTTAGCGCTAATCTCATGCAAAGGAGCTATTAAAGCTAACCATAAGCTGACCCACGAAGAAATGCAAAGTCTTTTAAATCAATTAAGCTATACAAGTAACCCTTATAGTTGCCCCCATGGTAGACCAACGGTGGTATCTTTGGATAAAAAAAGTATAGAAAAGATGTTCAAACGGGTGAAATAA
- a CDS encoding class I SAM-dependent methyltransferase, with the protein MGIICTTSQKPTEKMKQTSKKIAELVDGKYVPRKNLGSLNRHTYVLVVTKSAVNAYNNGKKFTFHPSMAMLRIKRIDNNEIDTFTKLLGDISGWRVLDCTLGLGADTLVLSKLVGNTGFVTSLEKSKIIYQVVKSGFENIIYNYPELYSLSRNVRLTNIDFNRYLDNVERNSYDLIYFDPMFQKPLENSAAISSLRGIAHSSRNLRQSITKAKRVAKEAVVVKNNKNYPFNSIGLDNTFTLPSSSVSYGIYIKKED; encoded by the coding sequence ATGGGTATAATATGCACAACTTCACAAAAGCCAACAGAAAAAATGAAACAAACTTCTAAAAAGATAGCTGAACTGGTTGACGGTAAATACGTACCAAGAAAGAACCTGGGGTCCCTAAATAGACACACTTATGTACTGGTAGTTACAAAATCTGCTGTTAATGCTTATAATAATGGAAAAAAATTCACTTTCCATCCTAGTATGGCAATGTTAAGAATCAAAAGAATTGACAACAATGAAATAGATACTTTTACAAAGTTATTAGGAGACATATCAGGTTGGCGAGTTTTAGATTGTACTTTGGGATTAGGAGCAGATACTTTAGTATTAAGTAAATTAGTAGGAAACACAGGTTTTGTAACCTCCCTTGAAAAATCCAAAATAATATACCAGGTTGTAAAAAGTGGATTTGAAAACATTATTTATAACTACCCAGAACTATACAGTTTATCCCGAAACGTCCGTTTAACGAATATTGACTTTAACAGGTATTTAGATAATGTAGAAAGGAATTCTTATGATTTAATTTACTTTGATCCTATGTTTCAGAAGCCTTTAGAAAATTCCGCAGCAATTTCTTCTTTGCGAGGTATTGCTCACAGTAGCCGCAATTTAAGGCAAAGTATAACAAAAGCAAAAAGAGTAGCTAAAGAGGCGGTAGTTGTAAAAAATAACAAAAATTATCCTTTTAATTCTATAGGTCTTGATAATACTTTTACCCTTCCCTCAAGTTCAGTTAGTTATGGAATTTACATAAAAAAGGAGGATTAG
- the miaA gene encoding tRNA (adenosine(37)-N6)-dimethylallyltransferase MiaA, translating into MEENYSVILGPTASGKSSLAMDLAKEIDGEIISADSAQVYKYMDIGTAKPTSKEQSQIPHHIIDVIAPNEIFSVYDFQNLSQKVITEIKKRGNYPIVVGGTGLFVRALTEDFSLVEVPEDKEIRFKYQDIGQKKGNYYLHSLLKDKDEYAYKKLHPNDWRRVIRALEVYELTGKSIYQLQQKDEDIENKQINFYGLWMNRQRLYSRINARVDQMINDGLVEEVKTLLKLGFSKESNALKAIGYRQVIMYLDNQVDYNEMVRLIKRDTRRYAKRQLTWFRKMNNITWFDLDQRSITEVKTEILKQLQEKS; encoded by the coding sequence TTGGAAGAAAACTATTCTGTTATCTTAGGCCCAACTGCCAGTGGTAAAAGTTCTTTAGCTATGGATCTAGCTAAAGAAATAGATGGAGAGATTATTTCTGCTGATTCTGCACAAGTTTATAAATATATGGATATAGGAACGGCAAAACCCACTTCAAAAGAACAGTCACAGATACCTCATCATATAATTGATGTTATAGCACCAAATGAAATATTTAGCGTCTATGATTTCCAAAATCTAAGCCAAAAAGTTATTACTGAAATTAAAAAAAGAGGCAACTATCCAATAGTGGTAGGCGGTACTGGTCTTTTTGTTAGGGCACTTACAGAGGATTTTTCTCTGGTAGAAGTACCAGAAGATAAAGAGATAAGGTTCAAATATCAAGATATTGGTCAAAAAAAAGGTAATTATTATTTACATAGTCTTTTAAAAGACAAAGATGAATATGCTTATAAAAAGTTACATCCTAATGATTGGCGACGTGTTATAAGAGCATTAGAAGTTTATGAACTAACTGGAAAGTCCATTTATCAACTTCAACAAAAAGATGAAGACATAGAGAACAAGCAGATAAATTTCTATGGTTTATGGATGAACCGTCAGCGTTTATACAGTAGAATAAATGCTAGGGTAGATCAAATGATAAATGATGGATTAGTTGAAGAAGTAAAAACACTTTTGAAACTTGGTTTTTCTAAGGAGAGTAATGCTTTAAAGGCTATTGGATATCGGCAAGTTATTATGTATTTAGATAACCAAGTAGATTATAATGAAATGGTACGCTTGATTAAACGAGACACAAGACGATATGCCAAAAGACAACTTACCTGGTTTAGAAAAATGAATAATATTACATGGTTTGACCTTGATCAGCGCAGTATCACAGAAGTAAAAACAGAAATTTTAAAGCAGCTGCAGGAAAAGTCATAA
- the hfq gene encoding RNA chaperone Hfq has protein sequence MGKAHNLQDYFLNYVRRDSIKVTLLLTTGQQIKGLVKGFDPFTVVIEDGEKQQLVYKHAISTVIPEKEVNLIKN, from the coding sequence ATGGGTAAAGCTCATAACCTGCAAGACTATTTTCTTAATTATGTAAGAAGAGATAGTATCAAAGTTACTCTTTTATTAACAACTGGACAACAAATTAAAGGACTAGTAAAAGGTTTTGATCCATTTACAGTAGTCATCGAAGATGGAGAGAAACAACAATTGGTTTATAAGCATGCTATATCCACCGTGATTCCCGAAAAAGAAGTAAATTTGATAAAAAATTAA
- a CDS encoding AAA family ATPase has translation MNKNKILANVENGKISPVFALKQLRGEDEHRNHACKEQLWELDPIKELNQLVGLDNVKQLVTEVTAFLSIQKRRKEEGLIAEPVVMHMIFKGNPGTGKTTVARIFGKIFKHLNFLEKGHLVEVERADLVGEYIGHTAQRTKEKINESLGGILFIDEAYSLARGGEKDFGKEAIDTLVKAMEDKKDEFILILAGYSYQMNNFLNTNPGLKSRFPIHLNFDDYSVANLMEIADMMLKNRQYKMSSKAKIKLFKMLKQKEQQDFYNFANARLVRNIIEKAIRLQAVRLVNKKTITKEELLTINEIDIKDE, from the coding sequence ATGAATAAAAATAAAATCTTGGCTAATGTAGAAAATGGGAAAATATCCCCAGTTTTTGCTTTAAAACAACTCAGAGGGGAGGATGAGCATAGAAACCACGCTTGCAAAGAGCAGCTTTGGGAACTTGATCCTATTAAAGAATTGAACCAACTTGTTGGATTAGATAATGTAAAGCAACTAGTAACAGAAGTAACGGCCTTTTTATCAATCCAGAAACGTAGAAAGGAAGAAGGTCTCATAGCTGAACCAGTAGTAATGCACATGATTTTTAAAGGTAATCCAGGAACTGGGAAAACAACAGTAGCTAGAATATTTGGAAAAATATTTAAACACCTTAACTTTTTAGAAAAAGGGCATTTGGTAGAAGTAGAAAGAGCTGACTTGGTTGGGGAATACATTGGTCATACAGCCCAAAGAACTAAAGAAAAAATCAATGAAAGTTTAGGCGGAATTTTGTTTATTGATGAAGCTTACTCTTTAGCTCGAGGAGGTGAAAAGGATTTTGGCAAAGAGGCTATAGATACATTAGTAAAAGCAATGGAAGATAAAAAAGATGAATTTATTTTAATATTAGCTGGGTACAGCTATCAAATGAACAATTTTCTCAACACAAATCCCGGCTTGAAATCGCGATTTCCAATTCATTTGAACTTTGATGATTACTCCGTCGCTAATTTAATGGAAATAGCAGATATGATGTTAAAAAATAGGCAGTATAAAATGTCTTCAAAAGCCAAAATAAAGTTATTTAAAATGCTTAAACAAAAAGAACAGCAAGATTTTTATAACTTTGCCAATGCTAGATTGGTTCGTAATATTATAGAAAAGGCTATTAGGCTACAAGCAGTGAGATTAGTTAACAAAAAGACTATAACCAAGGAAGAATTGTTAACTATTAATGAGATAGATATAAAGGACGAATAG
- a CDS encoding GTPase: MLVTGKPNVGKTMFVLNLAQHYNVKNLIYIMKSTNGISHKRKLSIRDCKKLLIDDKPNSTKSIYDFKIPIKKGKGYIELSMMDSCGITSEIHSDKIVRAGIAQAISHYNNSDALFHVVDSHNYTKMSPVDEEIYGFGSELGYYLVLANKIDLLSSEMALSKVKNDFKNAIVIPISAKEGKGFKEVSYYVNKIL, encoded by the coding sequence GTGCTAGTGACTGGAAAACCAAATGTTGGAAAGACGATGTTTGTTCTAAATTTGGCCCAACACTATAATGTAAAAAATTTAATATATATAATGAAATCAACAAATGGGATAAGTCATAAACGAAAACTGTCAATAAGAGACTGTAAAAAGTTATTAATCGATGACAAACCTAATTCCACCAAAAGCATATATGACTTTAAAATCCCAATAAAAAAAGGAAAAGGATATATTGAACTTTCAATGATGGATTCATGCGGAATCACTTCAGAAATCCACTCAGACAAAATAGTTAGAGCTGGTATCGCTCAAGCAATTAGCCATTATAATAATAGTGACGCATTATTTCATGTGGTAGATAGTCATAATTACACAAAAATGTCACCGGTTGATGAAGAAATATATGGTTTTGGAAGTGAATTAGGGTATTATCTTGTTCTTGCTAATAAAATTGATTTATTAAGTTCTGAAATGGCCCTTTCAAAAGTAAAAAATGATTTTAAAAACGCAATAGTTATACCAATTTCTGCAAAAGAAGGCAAAGGGTTTAAGGAGGTGTCTTACTATGTTAATAAAATTCTTTAG